Part of the Desulfohalovibrio reitneri genome is shown below.
GGCCGACCCCAAGCCCGAGGCGGTGCAAAGCCGTGGCGCGGGCGGGCCCGTGCCGGTCAAGGCGGTCACGCTCACCCCGCGCGACGTGCCCCTGCAACCGGTCTACCTGGGGCAGGCAGAGGCCTCCCAGACCGTGCAGATCCGCGCACGGGTGCGCGGCTTTCTGCAGAGCAAGCATTTCGAGGAGGGCAGCCGGGTGGAGAAGGGCCAGCTGCTGTTCCGCATCGATCCCCGCTCCTTCCAGGCGGAGCTTGAACTGGCGCGGTCGCGGCTGGCCAGCGCCCAGGCGCAGTTCGAGCGCGCCACCCAGAAGGTGCGCCGCTACAGCCGGCTGGTTTCCAGCAACGCCGCCACCCAGGATGAACTGGAGGAATGGCAGACCGAAAAGAGCGTGGCCCGGGCCACCATCCGCATGGAGAAGGCGCGCATCACCCAGGCCGAGCTGGACTTGGGCTACACCACCGTGGAGTCGCCCATCACCGGCCTCATCGGCATGGCCCAAAAGGACGTGGGCAGCTACGTGGGCGACGCCTCCAACGGCCTGCTGGCCGTGGTGGAAAAGGTGGACCCCATCTACGTGCGCTACACCGTCAGCGAGCAGGACATCCTGCGGGCGCGGCGGCTGGCGGAAAAGGGCAAGGTTTCCCGCCCCTCCCTGGAGAACATGCGGCTGCGCGTGACCCTGGCAGACGGCAGCCAGTACCCGCACGAGGGGCGCATCAGCTACGCCGACCCGGAGATCGACCCGGAGACGGGCACGGCTGTCATGCGCGGCACCATCCCCAACCCGGACGGCGATCTCATGCCCGGGCAGTTCGTGCATGTGCGCCAGGTGGGCGTGAAACGGCTGGACGCGTTGCTCGCGCCCAAGAAGGCGGTCATCCAGAACCCCACCGGGGCCATGGTCTACGTGGCGGACGGGGACGGCAAGGCGCAAATCCGGCCTGTGAAGCTGGGTGAGTGGCACGAGGACGGATGGATCGTGGAGTCCGGGCTGAAGCCGGGCGAACGGGTCATCGTCAACAAGCTCATGCAGCTCAAGCCGGGCGCGGACGTCGATGTCGCCGAGGTGGCCCCCGGTAATCTGGCCGAGGGCGAAGCGGTGCGCACCGCCGGGGAAATGTAGCCATGTTTTCCCGCTTTTTCATCGACAGGCCGGTGCTGGCCTGCGTGCTGTCCATCCTCATCATGCTGGCGGGGACGGTCTCCATCTTCGTGCTGCCCATCGCGGAGTATCCCCAGATCACCCCGCCCACCATCCAGATCAACGCCAAGTACCCCGGCGCGGACGCCAAGACGGCGGCCAAGTCCGTGGCCTCGCCCATCGAGCAGGAGTTGAGCGGGGTGAAGAACCTGCTCTACTTCAGCTCCATGTGCTCCAACAACGGCGCGGTGAAGATCGTGGCCACCTTCGAGATCGGCACGGACCAGGACATGGCCGCGGTGGAGGTGCAGAACCGCCTCTCCATCGCCGAGCCGCGCCTGCCCTCGGAGGTGGTGCGCCAGGGCGTCACCGTCACCAAGTCCTCCACCAGCATGCTGGGCGTCATCTCCCTGGAGTCCGACGGCCGCTACGACGACGTGTTTTTGAGCAACTACGCCACCATCAACTTGGTGGACCGGCTCAAGCGCGTGCCCGGCGTGGGCGACGTGACCGTCTTTGGCACCAAGGACTACTCCATGCGGATCTGGGTGGACCCGGACCAGCTGGCCACCCGCGGGCTGACCGTTTCCGAGGTGGCCGCGGCCATTCGCGAGCAGAACGCCGTTTTCCCCGCGGGAACCATCGGCCAACGCCCCTCGGACGGCGAGACGGAATTGACCGTGCCCGTGCTGACCAGGGGGCGGCTGCAGAAGGTCTCGGAGTACGAGGACATCATCCTGCGGGCCAACCCGGACGGCTCCACCCTGCGGCTGAAGGACGTGGCCCGGGTGGAGATGGGCGCGCAGAGCTACGACATGTTCGGCCGGGTGGAGGGCAACCCCACCACCCTCATGCCCGTCTACCTGCAGGTGGGGGCCAACGCCCTGGAGACCATCGAGGGTGTGCGCGAGGCCATGGACAGCGCGGCCGAGAGCTTCCCGCCAGGCGTCTCCTACCGCTTCCCCCACGACACAACCACCTTCATCGACGCCTCCATGGAGGAGGTTGTGCACACCCTGCTGGAAGCGGTGGTGCTGGTGCTGGCGGTGGTCTTCCTCTTCCTGCAGTCCTGGCGGGCCACGCTCATTC
Proteins encoded:
- a CDS encoding efflux RND transporter periplasmic adaptor subunit, yielding MDPNLKETGGAANGKRRFLASLIQRAVVIMVLLGVVAGGIMYMRQADPKPEAVQSRGAGGPVPVKAVTLTPRDVPLQPVYLGQAEASQTVQIRARVRGFLQSKHFEEGSRVEKGQLLFRIDPRSFQAELELARSRLASAQAQFERATQKVRRYSRLVSSNAATQDELEEWQTEKSVARATIRMEKARITQAELDLGYTTVESPITGLIGMAQKDVGSYVGDASNGLLAVVEKVDPIYVRYTVSEQDILRARRLAEKGKVSRPSLENMRLRVTLADGSQYPHEGRISYADPEIDPETGTAVMRGTIPNPDGDLMPGQFVHVRQVGVKRLDALLAPKKAVIQNPTGAMVYVADGDGKAQIRPVKLGEWHEDGWIVESGLKPGERVIVNKLMQLKPGADVDVAEVAPGNLAEGEAVRTAGEM